CCATAAATCAACCTCAGGAGATGTAACCGGAGTTTCTTGGTGATTTAAAGATACCATAGGAACTTCATTCCAATAGTGCTTATCTTTAGTATTAAAAATCTCTAATGTCGTTTCTTTTATGATATCACCACGACCCATCAATGTGTTTTGTAACTGTACACATGCAAATTCATGCATTCCAGTTGCAGGCTCAATAGATACGCTTTGAACAGTATTAAATTCTTTATAAAGTGTAAAAGCATTTACACCTGTTTTCATTTCATCTTTAAGACCAGCAGATCTACCATATCCAAATGCTAAACCAACAGATCCCTTTGCTTGTCCTGGTTGAATGATTACTGGAACATTAGATAAAGTAGTACTACCTAACTTAAGGTTAACGTAGCTACCATTTAAAGCTCCTGTAGAATCATTTTCATTGATAATATTCCAAGCTTGAGCATCAGATTTAGAAACCGTTAAATAGTTATCCCATGATGTTCTAGTAATTGGATCAGGAAACTCTTGTAACCAAGGGTTGTTGGCCTGTTGACCATCACCCATTCCAACTTTAGAATATAATGTTAATTCTGTACCACTAGTTTTTACACTTGAAGCTAATGCTCTTGCTGCATCGCTAGCAGGTAATTCATCCTGAGCAATCTCTTCAGTTACTTCTTCAACAACTGGCATTGAACTAACAAATGACCCATCATGTAAAGCTTGGTTATAAGAACTACCATTAAGAATAGTCTCTTTCCAAGTTGCTTTAATATAATCATTTAATGAACTACTATTGTCGTTCCATTTTAATAAAATATCTTGAAATTGTCTTGTATCAAATAAAGGTCTGATTGTTGGTTGCATTAACGCAAAGTGACCCTTCTTTAATTCAACATCACCCCAAGACTCTAAATAATGAGGCGTTGCTGCTATATATTGTGCAACTGAAGCAGACTCATCTTCTTTAGAAGTGAAAGCAACAGATAAACTTGTATTTTTAATTCCCTCTGCAAATTCAGAAGCGTTAGCTAAAGTATACATTGGGTTAACACCACTCATAATAATAGCACCAACCTTACCTGCTTTCATGTCAGATATTAAAGTTTGTACTGATTTATTATTTCCTTGTCGTGTTTTTATAGGTGTTTTAGGATCAAAAGCCTTACTACCTAGTTTTTTATTAATTTCTAAAGCAACAGTTTGAGCATTCACATCTTGAATACCTGTAACTAATACACCATTGCTACCAGCTTTAATTAACTCAGAAGCTGCTTTTTGAACTGCTTCTTTAATCTTAGCAGGTAAAGCGTTAGCATTTACAGATCCACCAACGATTAAACTGTGCAATTGTGCCAAAGCAAGTTTTTGCTGAGAAGGTGTTAAAGGTACACGCTTATCTGCATTAGCACCAGAAAGAGACATATTAGCCTCAAACTGAATATGACGAGACATTTTACCATCTAGTGGTATACGTCCTTTAGCATAAGCAGAGTCAAAACCTCCACCTTGCCAATCACCTAGAAAATCTGCTCCTACTGAAACAATAGTCATTGCTTTAGAGAAGTCATAATTAGCTAAACCACGCTCACCATACATTGCTTGGTAAGCATCTAAAGCTGCTGACTCTGAAATAGCATCATAAACGACATGATTTATGTTACCATATTTTTCAGTAAATTCTGCAACTAATTTTGAGGTTGAAGGACTTGCATACGTTTGAGTTAACAAAACAATTTGCTTTCCAGAATTCTTTATATTATTTAATGCTGTTGTCGTTTCAGATTCGAAATCTGACCAAGAAATAGAGGCACCACCTTTTTTTGGTCCTTGCACTCTAGTACTATCATATAAGTCTAAAACCGAAGCATTAACTCTAGCATTGGCACTACCATTAGTAGCAGCTAAAGTATTGTTTTCAATCTTAATTGGACGACCTTCTCGAGTCTTAACTAAAACACTTGCAAAATCAAAACCATTAGCAATAGTTGTTGCGTAATAATTAGCAACACCAGGAACAATTCTGTCTGGTTGTACTACATAAGGTATTGACTTAACGACTGGTCCTTCACAGGCTGCTAAAGAAGCAGCTGCTGTACTAAAACCAACATACTTTAAGAAATCACGACGTGTTGTTGAAGAAGCCTCTAATGTATCCTTATCACCTAAGAACTCATCAGTAGGAATTTCTTGAACAAATTCGTTTTGTTTTAGCGTCTCAACAATAGAGCTATCTTTTAGCTCCTCAACACTTTTCCAGTATTTCTTGTTTGATGACATATTATATAATTGAATTTATTTCTTTATTAATTATTTTAAGGTTTTCCATTTTAAAGGAAAATAAAAATCTTGTTTTTAGTAATGACACTTACCACATTCTAAACCTCCCATTTGAGCTGCAGTAAAATTATCCTTACCATACTTTTTGTATAGTTGCTCATGGATTTTAGTGTAATATGCATTGTCTTTAACTTTCACATCTGTTTCTCTGTGGCAGTTAATACACCATCCCATTGTTAAAGGTGCATGTTGATACATAATTTCCATTTCTTCAACAGGTCCATGACATGTTTGACACTCAACACCTCCTACAACTACGTGTTGTGAGTGATTAAAATAAGCGAAGTCTGGTAATTTATGAATTTGGATCCATTTTACTGGAGCTGTTTTTCCTGTGTACTTTTGTTCTGCATCATCCCAACCAACTGCATTATAAAGTTTTTTGATTTCAGCATTGTAATCCACTCCATATTCTGACAATCCTTCAGCTTGCGTTTCGGCAGCAACTTCATAAATAGATTTATGACAATTCATACAAACATTTAATGAAGGTATACCTGAATGCTTACTAACTCTAGCAGAAGAGTGACAGTATTTACAATCAATACCATTTTCACCTGCGTGAATTCTATGTGAATAATGTATAGGCTGAATTGGCTCATATCCTTGATTAACTCCAACTTGCATAAAGAAACCGTAAACAAAATAAGCACTAGATAACAATAATACGACTACTGAAACTAAAACTAAAAATTGATTTTGAACAAATGCCTTCCAAATTGGTGTACGCTTTGTAGTCTCAGACAACTCAACACCTTTTGCCTCAGCAAAATTACGAAGTGTCTTGTTAACTAAAAATAAAGCACCAGCTAACAATGCGAATAAAACACCTAATGCTCCTAAAATTATTTTATTAGAAATACCTCCTTCAGAAGTCGCATTAGACGATCCAGAAACAGTAGGGTCACCTGCAGCCACAGGAGCAGCAGTTGGCTCTGTAGCAGTATACGCTAAGATATTATCAATGTCAGCATTAGTAAGAGTAGGAAACGCACTCATTGCAGCACCATTGTACTCATTATAAATCTTGTTTGCATACGCATCTCCAGATTTAATAAGTCCTGCACTATTTTTTATCCATTTGTACAACCATTCTCTATCTAAACCTTCAGTTTCAGCTAAACGAGATTCCACTTTACGTAAAGCAGGACCAGTCATTTTTTTGTCTAGCTTATGACAAGCTATACAATTGGCGTTAAATAAAGATTTACCTGCAACTGCGTCGCCTTCTTGAGCGAACATTGAGGTTGAGAATGCTAGTAAAAAAATTAAGCTTAAACGAAGATAGTTACTACTTAACTTACGGTGAATCACCTGTTTCATATTATATATTGAATTTACTTCTAAACTTTGGTATGATTTTTTCATTGCTGCATATTGAATACAGTTAGAAAAACGTTACGCAAAAGTAATACTTAAAGTCGATTTTTAAAATCTTAAAGAAGTCTTAATTGCTAATTTAGATAAATTCTAAATAATAAATTGAGTTACTTTTTAGTTTAATACATTTACATTTGCAATAAATACTATTAAAAATGAAAAAAACACAATTTAAAGCCATTTGCTTAACTTCCTTAATTACAATATGTTTTTCAGCATTTAGTATGGCACAAAGCGGAACAGTAGTCCTTAATGAAGATCCTGCTATCTCTAAATTATTAGATATAAAAAAGGAAATGAATAAAGATGATAAAAATAGTGATCGCTATAAAATACAGATATATTCAGGAAATTTAGGTAGTGCAGAAAGCATGAGATCTAAGTTTGGAAATAGCAATGGAAACATAAGTTCTCAACTTGTTTTTGAGACTCCTAACTATAAAGTATGGGTAGGTAGTTTTAGAACACGTCTAGAAGCAGAAAGAGCTTTAGTAGATGTACAGAAGAAATTTAGTGATGCCTTTATATTTAAACCAAAAAAAGAAAAGGACTAAAATTAGTTAGTTTTAAAACATAAAAAAAGCGATTCAAATGAATCGCTTTTTTTTATAACTAAACTTAAATTTATTTAAGTTTTTTCTTAACTTCTACTTCATGGAAAGCTTCAATAACATCTCCAATGTTAATGTCATTGTAGTTCTTAATTTGCATACCACAATCGTATCCTTTAGAGACTTCTTTGGCATCATCTTTAAATCGCTTAAGCGAGTCTAAAACACCTGTGTAAGTTACAACTCCATCGCGTATTAAACGTATTTGAGAGTTTCTAAATATTTTACCATTCATTACCATACAACCTGCAATAGTACCAACTTTAGAAACTTTAAATATTTCTCTAATTTCAGCAGTACCTGTAATCTCTTCTTTAACCTCTGGAGATAACATACCTTCCATTGCGTCTTTAAGATCATTTATGGCGTCATAAATAATAGAATATGTTCTAATATCGACTTCTTCTCTATCTGCAATCGTACGTGCATTTCCAACAGGACGCAC
The genomic region above belongs to Olleya sp. Hel_I_94 and contains:
- a CDS encoding c-type cytochrome; amino-acid sequence: MKQVIHRKLSSNYLRLSLIFLLAFSTSMFAQEGDAVAGKSLFNANCIACHKLDKKMTGPALRKVESRLAETEGLDREWLYKWIKNSAGLIKSGDAYANKIYNEYNGAAMSAFPTLTNADIDNILAYTATEPTAAPVAAGDPTVSGSSNATSEGGISNKIILGALGVLFALLAGALFLVNKTLRNFAEAKGVELSETTKRTPIWKAFVQNQFLVLVSVVVLLLSSAYFVYGFFMQVGVNQGYEPIQPIHYSHRIHAGENGIDCKYCHSSARVSKHSGIPSLNVCMNCHKSIYEVAAETQAEGLSEYGVDYNAEIKKLYNAVGWDDAEQKYTGKTAPVKWIQIHKLPDFAYFNHSQHVVVGGVECQTCHGPVEEMEIMYQHAPLTMGWCINCHRETDVKVKDNAYYTKIHEQLYKKYGKDNFTAAQMGGLECGKCHY
- a CDS encoding TAT-variant-translocated molybdopterin oxidoreductase, giving the protein MSSNKKYWKSVEELKDSSIVETLKQNEFVQEIPTDEFLGDKDTLEASSTTRRDFLKYVGFSTAAASLAACEGPVVKSIPYVVQPDRIVPGVANYYATTIANGFDFASVLVKTREGRPIKIENNTLAATNGSANARVNASVLDLYDSTRVQGPKKGGASISWSDFESETTTALNNIKNSGKQIVLLTQTYASPSTSKLVAEFTEKYGNINHVVYDAISESAALDAYQAMYGERGLANYDFSKAMTIVSVGADFLGDWQGGGFDSAYAKGRIPLDGKMSRHIQFEANMSLSGANADKRVPLTPSQQKLALAQLHSLIVGGSVNANALPAKIKEAVQKAASELIKAGSNGVLVTGIQDVNAQTVALEINKKLGSKAFDPKTPIKTRQGNNKSVQTLISDMKAGKVGAIIMSGVNPMYTLANASEFAEGIKNTSLSVAFTSKEDESASVAQYIAATPHYLESWGDVELKKGHFALMQPTIRPLFDTRQFQDILLKWNDNSSSLNDYIKATWKETILNGSSYNQALHDGSFVSSMPVVEEVTEEIAQDELPASDAARALASSVKTSGTELTLYSKVGMGDGQQANNPWLQEFPDPITRTSWDNYLTVSKSDAQAWNIINENDSTGALNGSYVNLKLGSTTLSNVPVIIQPGQAKGSVGLAFGYGRSAGLKDEMKTGVNAFTLYKEFNTVQSVSIEPATGMHEFACVQLQNTLMGRGDIIKETTLEIFNTKDKHYWNEVPMVSLNHQETPVTSPEVDLWDEFDRSIGHHFNLSIDLNACTGCGACVIACHAENNVPVVGKEEIRRSRDMHWLRIDRYYSSEDTFAEDDAKKEGFSGLFGDNGSLGGFGELEDPADNPQVAFQPVMCQHCNHAPCETVCPVAATAHGRQGQNHMAYNRCVGTRYCANNCPYKVRRFNWFLYNGNDEFDYHMNNDLGRMVINPDVTVRSRGVMEKCSMCIQKTQKTILDAKRDGREIKDGEFQTACSAACSSGAMIFGDINDKESKVAKLLKDDRMYHLLESVGTKPNVQYHTKVRNTKEA
- a CDS encoding SPOR domain-containing protein; amino-acid sequence: MKKTQFKAICLTSLITICFSAFSMAQSGTVVLNEDPAISKLLDIKKEMNKDDKNSDRYKIQIYSGNLGSAESMRSKFGNSNGNISSQLVFETPNYKVWVGSFRTRLEAERALVDVQKKFSDAFIFKPKKEKD